Part of the Fusobacterium perfoetens genome is shown below.
ACCCATTCAATTAATTTTTTATTTTTCCAAGTTCCAATCCCCCAAATTATATTCCTGAAAATAAACATCCAGTTTTTTTTCTGCATTCCTTTTTGATAAATTTTTCTTTTCATACCTGCATCAACTCTTGCAGTTTTTAAATTTTCATTAATATCATTCTTCTCAAATATTTTCCCTGGTTTTATAAATAAATTTAATGACTTTAATATATCAAAATCTGTAATTCTAAAATACTTTTCACATTTATGTGTAGTAGGAATTTCTAAGTGTAAATATATTTGACACAATTTTTCTTTTGGCCATTCAGAAAAATATGAATTTAATGTTTTTCCTACACTAGTATCAAGATTTATTACCTCATGTGAAATTATAAGTACTTTTGGATAATCATATTTGTCTGACATTAATCCTCCTTGTTATTTTCTTAAAAACTTTTTGTACACCCAGTGCTGTAATTCTATGGGCATTAAATACATACCTGTTTGAGCCATAGCAATCAATATATAATCTCCAAGACTTGAATACCCCATCTTCCAAAATCTTTTTATTGTATCTATATAAGATTTTGTATTTTCCCAACTTTTTCTACGTTTTGCTAAATCATTATTTGATCTAAAATATAAAAGTGATTCTGGTATATTTTCTGCCTTATTTCCTGAAAATAACATTCTTCCAAATAAATCAACATCTTGATTTCTTCTAAGAAAATTATTATACCCTCCCTGTTTAAGAACTTCTTTTCTTTTATACATTACTACAGGATGATTAAAAGCTGATCTTCTTTTAGCAAATTCATAAATTTCTTTAGAGTTTACCGGAACTTTTCTTGTTGATACAATTTCTTCTGGTGAAATATAAAACTCATCAACCCATGCTCCAACTATTGATAATTCTGCTCTTTCTTTAAATTTTTTTATTTGCTTTTCACAACGACTCGGTTTGGAAATATCATCTGTATCCATTCTTGCTACTAACTCATTTTTACAATGTTTTAGTCCAAAGTTTAATGCATAACCTAGTCCCTTATTTTCTTCATATCCTACTATATTAAATAGGTTTGGATATTCTTTTATATATTTATCCAAAATATTTTGTAACTCTATAGTAATTGGACCATCTTTCACTATCACTATTTCATCTGGTTTTAATGTTTGATCTATCATGCTTTTTATAGCTACATCTAAATATTCTGGCTTTTCCTTTATATATAAAGACATTAAAACACTATACTTTTCCATTATTATCCTTTCCTTAATATCTCTCTTGCTTCTTCTTGTTTTTTATCATATTCTTCTTTTATTACTTCATTTTTTGATAAAAGCCAATCTCCAAAGTCCATATCTGATACTGTTCCTTCTCTTACAATATCAGCTCTTTTTACTACTTTTTCAAAAGTTTTAAAAATAATTCTTAAATCTTCTAATAAAGTAATTTTTTCTATATAACAAAGATCATATTCAAACTTTTGCTCCCAAGTAATATTATTCCTTCCATTTACTTGAGCAAGACCTGTAAGACCTGGTCTAACACTATGTCTTTTTCTTTGAGTTGATGTCATAAATACCATATCTCTCACAAGTTGAGGTCTTGGACCAACTAATGCAAGATCTCCACATACAATATTTATTAAAGAGGGAAGTTCATCAAGAGATGTGCTTCTTAAAAATCTTCCATATCCATTTAATCTAACGTCATCAGGAAGAAGGTTTCCATTTTTATCTTTTGCATTTGACATTGTTCTAAATTTTATTAATTTAAAAACTTTTTCATTTTTACCAGGTCTAGATTGACAAAAGAAAGGATTTCCTTTCATTGCTATAGCTCCAATAATAGATAAGACTAAAAGCAGTGGAGATAATACAATAAATCCTACAAAAGATAAACAAAAATCAATAAATCTTTTAAAAAAATTCTCATATATTTTCATCTCTTGCACCTATTCAAAACAACTTCTTATTATCTCTATTATTATATTTTGTTCTTCCTCTGTCATCTTATTATCACTCGGAAGACATAAACCTCTTTGGAATATATCCATTCCCACATCTAAAGGTCTTCCATCTTTT
Proteins encoded:
- a CDS encoding sugar transferase, producing MKIYENFFKRFIDFCLSFVGFIVLSPLLLVLSIIGAIAMKGNPFFCQSRPGKNEKVFKLIKFRTMSNAKDKNGNLLPDDVRLNGYGRFLRSTSLDELPSLINIVCGDLALVGPRPQLVRDMVFMTSTQRKRHSVRPGLTGLAQVNGRNNITWEQKFEYDLCYIEKITLLEDLRIIFKTFEKVVKRADIVREGTVSDMDFGDWLLSKNEVIKEEYDKKQEEAREILRKG
- a CDS encoding glycosyltransferase, which encodes MEKYSVLMSLYIKEKPEYLDVAIKSMIDQTLKPDEIVIVKDGPITIELQNILDKYIKEYPNLFNIVGYEENKGLGYALNFGLKHCKNELVARMDTDDISKPSRCEKQIKKFKERAELSIVGAWVDEFYISPEEIVSTRKVPVNSKEIYEFAKRRSAFNHPVVMYKRKEVLKQGGYNNFLRRNQDVDLFGRMLFSGNKAENIPESLLYFRSNNDLAKRRKSWENTKSYIDTIKRFWKMGYSSLGDYILIAMAQTGMYLMPIELQHWVYKKFLRK